The following are encoded in a window of Arachis duranensis cultivar V14167 unplaced genomic scaffold, aradu.V14167.gnm2.J7QH unplaced_Scaffold_165934, whole genome shotgun sequence genomic DNA:
- the LOC107475327 gene encoding uncharacterized protein LOC107475327 isoform X1, which yields MIDLFLSDPNQSDEAHDSDSINWRISLLKEMESVIWSGMLSGGRAEVRLWLCSSIAGVTCVAPRDQRELFGNLVRSRGQKCGLASHLLHLMFDKSPNKGGSILAHTSRMLQKFFQGNPNRVLQWFSYSSSGSGLEQGKGLKALSQFAFKNRDICWEELEWKGKHGQSPAMVATKPHYFLDLDIQRTVENFIQNVPEFWSSDEFVESVKDGDIFFIDRPFFVHYFINLMYKEDIGDVWQVIDEFLTEHPFSSLCQHLLITLDEQDLCYFLELLRKSLNRKVEFQHFDNVTDLFVVVLLNCGGTGSIDLMLLLNAVITQGRQLLRLLRDEEDPELQAKIGDTVSKISAIPSSGNSLTPIFKNTCKMTTVEAIKCLGLQSWVLYYRLSQECKTPESWESVFMNNQIGFRLSNKNALLDHDELLKEDCSGFDQSPSVRLKRNKKQKAKKKRRRKYDSDDCNDDELLDFDSTSLELDFLQNTRSWLLSTDGYTSAWSSADLPEHLHRHCLCRWMTWLLEK from the exons ATGATAGACTTGTTCTTGTCAGACCCCAACCAGAGCGATGAAGCACACGACAGTGATTCTATAAACTGGAGAATCTCTTTGTTGAAGGAGATGGAATCCGTTATCTGGTCAGGGATGCTGTCTGGGGGTCGTGCGGAGGTTCGGCTATGGCTGTGCAGTAGCATCGCAGGTGTGACGTGCGTGGCTCCACGCGATCAGAGAGAGCTCTTTGGGAATTTGGTGAGAAGTCGAGGTCAGAAGTGTGGCCTTGCCTCCCATCTTTTGCATTTGATGTTCGACAAGTCCCCCAATAAAGGGGGTTCCATTTTAGCTCACACAAGCCGCATGCTCCAGAAATTCTTCCAGG GTAATCCTAATCGTGTATTGCAGTGGTTTTCATATTCTTCCTCGGGCAGTGGACTAGAGCAAGGGAAAGGTCTCAAGGCGTTGTCCCAGTTTGCATTTAAAAACAGGGATATTTGCTGGGAGGAGCTGGAGTGGAAGGGAAAGCATGGGCAGTCACCAGCCATGGTTGCCACCAAGCCACATTATTTCCTTGACTTGGATATCCAGCGAACTGTGGAAAATTTTATTCAGAATGTGCCTGAATTTTGGTCATCTGACGAGTTTGTTGAGTCGGTCAAAGAtggtgatattttttttattgacagGCCATTCTTTGTGCATTATTTCATTAACTTAATGTATAAAGAGGATATAGGAGATGTATGGCAAGTTATAGATGAATTTCTCACAGAGCATCCCTTCTCTTCTTTGTGCCAGCACCTTCTTATTACTCTTGACGAGCAGGACCTGTGCTACTTTTTGGAATTGCTTCGTAAATCACTCAACCGCAAAGTGGAATTTCAACATTTTGATAATGTCACTGATTTGTTTGTGGTTGTACTTTTAAATTGTGGTGGTACTGGGTCTATTGACCTGATGCTACTGTTGAATGCTGTCATTACTCAGGGAAGGCAACTTCTACGCCTTTTACGGGATGAGGAGGATCCGGAGCTGCAAGCAAAAATCGGTGACACTGTGTCAAAAATATCTGCAATCCCAAGTAGTGGCAATAGCTTGACCCCAATCTTTAAGAATACATGCAAGATGACAACTGTTGAAGCAATAAAGTGTTTGGGACTTCAGTCTTGGGTTCTTTACTATAGATTGTCACAAGAATGCAAAACTCCTGAATCCTGGGAGTCTGTCTTTATGAATAATCAAATTGGTTTCCGCCTCTCGAACAAGAATGCATTACTAGATCATGATGAACTGTTAAAAGAAGATTGTTCTGGTTTTGATCAGAGTCCTTCAGTTCGATTGAAAcgtaataaaaaacaaaaggccaaaaagaagaggaggaggaagtaTGATAGTGATGATTGTAATGATGATGAGCTGCTGGATTTTGATTCTACAAGCCTGGAATTGGACTTTCTGCAAAATACTAGAAGCTGGCTACTTTCAACTGATGGATACACTTCGGCATGGAGTAGT GCAGATTTGCCGGAACACCTACATAGGCATTGCTTGTGTAGGTGGATGACATGGCTTTTAGAAAAATGA
- the LOC127743883 gene encoding mechanosensitive ion channel protein 10-like gives MDEKAKSSDHVAVIIDQHTNHPKPPSSSSVDNKPPKQHPLRVKTLNRLSFSKPKSRILEYNNYYPHHHLGRKLSSISQENNNDNNNEDVDEDEEEEEEWWDEEEEIEEEGEGERNKLQERRRRKKVRWRVVVEWVVFLSIATCLVCSLVITRIKKMHMVGLEIWKWCLMVMVTFSGRLVSGWVVGVTVFVIERNFMLREKVLYFIYGLRKSIRNCLWLGLVLLSYWSVVFDDVQKKNHKFLNKVFQALVAVLVGAIIWLVKIVLVKMLASSFHVATYFDRMKESVFHHYILDTLSGPPMEDAEEILQQHRQLTGGGSKSMPARSRLNKLKEKQQQERFGGSRRIDMEKLRELSMESTASAWSVKRLVNYVRSSGLSTISRTVDDFATAESEINSEWEARNCAQRIFNNVAKPAAKYIEEEDLMRFLKRVEIHTIFPLFEGALETGKISRSSFRNWVIRAYYERKALAQSLNDTKTAVQQLHKLASAIVSVIIIIVILLVMGVATLKIIFFCMTQIVLIGVAFQGTCKTVLEAIIFVFVMHPFDIGDRCVIDGVHMIVEEMNILSTVFLRYDNEKIYYPNAVLLNKPISNFYRSPEMWDSIDFTIDASTPMETIIALKKSIQIYIESKPKYWNPKHSVIAKEIQNVDKLKLCLCVQHTINHQNYGERSIRITELLLELKKIFEIHAVKYNLLPQEIHITQMNMENNNINNGRLVFQS, from the exons ATGGATGAGAAAGCTAAGTCCTCAGATCATGTTGCTGTCATCATTGACCAGCACACTAACCATCCGAAACCCCCTTCCTCCTCCTCCGTGGACAACAAGCCCCCCAAACAACACCCCTTGAGGGTCAAAACCCTTAACCGTCTCAGCTTCTCGAAGCCCAAATCCAGAATCCTCGAGTACAATAACTACTATCCCCACCACCATCTCGGCAGAAAGCTATCAAGCATTTCCCAGGAGAACAACAACGACAATAATAATGAGGACGTGGACGAAgacgaagaggaagaggaggagtggtgggacgaagaagaagagatcGAGGAGGAGGGTGAGGGAGAGAGGAATAAGTTGcaggagaggaggaggaggaagaaggtGAGGTGGAGGGTAGTGGTGGAGTGGGTGGTGTTCCTGAGCATAGCAACATGCTTGGTTTGTTCGCTGGTAATAACGCGGATAAAGAAGATGCACATGGTGGGTTTGGAGATATGGAAGTGGTGCTTGATGGTGATGGTGACATTCAGCGGGAGGTTGGTGTCGGGGTGGGTGGTGGGGGTGACGGTGTTCGTGATAGAGAGGAACTTCATGCTGAGAGAGAAGGTGCTGTACTTCATATACGGGCTGAGGAAGAGCATAAGGAACTGCCTGTGGCTAGGGCTGGTGCTTCTTTCATACTGGAGCGTGGTGTTCGACGACGTGCAGAAGAAGAACCACAAGTTCCTGAACAAGGTGTTTCAGGCACTGGTCGCAGTGCTGGTTGGGGCCATCATATGGCTCGTCAAGATTGTTCTCGTGAAGATGCTGGCATCCTCTTTTCACGTGGCCACCTACTTCGACAGGATGAAGGAGAGCGTCTTCCATCACTACATCCTCGACACTCTCTCAGGTCCACCCATGGAGGACGCGGAGGAGATACTGCAGCAGCACCGCCAGCTCACGGGGGGCGGCTCAAAGTCGATGCCTGCCAGGAGTAGGTTGAATAAGCTAAAGGAGAAGCAGCAGCAGGAGAGGTTTGGGGGGTCCAGGAGGATTGACATGGAGAAGCTGAGGGAGCTGAGCATGGAGAGCACTGCCTCCGCCTGGAGCGTCAAGAGGCTCGTCAACTATGTTCGCTCCTCCGGCCTCTCCACCATCTCCAGGACCGTGGATGATTTCGCCACCGCCGAGTCTGAGATCAACAGTGAATGGGAAGCTAGAAACTGCGCTCAGCGGATTTTCAACAACGTCGCCAAACCTGCTGCCAA GTACATTGAAGAGGAGGATTTGATGAGATTTCTGAAGAGGGTTGAGATACATACTATATTCCCTCTCTTCGAAGGTGCCCTTGAAACAGGGAAGATCAGCAGATCATCATTTAGAAATTGGGTG ATTCGAGCATACTACGAACGAAAGGCACTAGCACAATCACTGAATGATACAAAAACAGCAGTGCAGCAGCTTCACAAACTAGCAAGCGCGATAGTGAGTGTGATAATAATCATTGTGATCCTTCTGGTGATGGGAGTGGCTACGCTCAAGATCATATTCTTCTGCATGACGCAAATCGTGTTGATTGGGGTTGCCTTCCAAGGTACCTGCAAGACCGTCTTGGAGGCCATCATCTTCGTCTTTGTCATGCATCCTTTCGACATTGGAGACCGCTGCGTCATTGACGGTGTTCAT ATGATCGTGGAAGAGATGAATATCTTGTCAACAGTGTTTCTTAGATACGACAACGAGAAAATATACTACCCAAATGCAGTTCTGCTGAATAAGCCAATCAGCAATTTCTACAGGAGTCCAGAGATGTGGGACTCAATTGATTTCACCATTGATGCTTCTACTCCCATGGAGACTATCATTGCACTCAAGAAATCAATACAAAT TTACATTGAGAGCAAGCCAAAGTATTGGAATCCAAAGCACAGTGTGATAGCAAAAGAAATACAGAATGTGGACAAGCTGAAGTTGTGCTTGTGTGTGCAACACACAATCAATCATCAGAACTATGGCGAAAGGAGCATTAGGATCACTGAGCTCCTCCTGGAACTCAAAAAGATCTTTGAGATCCATGCTGTCAAGTACAATCTCCTCCCTCAGGAGATCCACATTACCCAGATGAACatggaaaataataatattaataatggcAGACTTGTCTTTCAATCATGA
- the LOC127743903 gene encoding cadmium-induced protein AS8 isoform X2, giving the protein MTQVAFLQMIIKGLFRRYKRWNPVHPTYGAFWGMGVGVGCGVGWGPGFGPEVIGYVGSGCGIGFNVGFTLAGFGIGLPANFIFEAPYNVIMATRNSALEVARSKGFNAPCNGWTINLSCVFDLQREASDKLRHFRERRLSVKGFDFLSMKNDLSLLATSACNSMRTFHDQLSSRRGKD; this is encoded by the exons ATGACCCAAGTGGCTTTT CTCCAAATGATTATCAAAGGATTGTTTAGAAGATATAAGAGATGGAACCCTGTTCATCCAACTTATGGTGCCTTTTGGGGAATGGGAGTGGGTGTTGGTTGTGGAGTCGGATGGGGTCCGGGGTTCGGCCCTGAAGTGATAGGCTATGTTGGATCTGGTTGTGGCATTGGATTCAATGTGGGCTTCACTCTCGCTGGCTTTGGTATTGGCCTTCCTGCAAACTTTATCTTTGAAGCTCCTTATAATG TTATCATGGCAACAAGAAATTCAGCGTTAGAGGTAGCACGATCTAAGGGTTTTAATGCACCATGCAATGGCTGGACTATAAACTTATCTTGTGTCTTTGACCTCCAAAGGGAAGCTAGTGACAAATTACGTCACTTTAGGGAAAGGCGTTTATCAGTCAAGGGATTTgatttcttgagcatgaaaaaTGACTTATCATTGCTTGCTACATCTGCCTGTAACAGTATGCGCACATTCCATGACCAGCTTTCTTCTCGTAGGG GCAAAGATTGA
- the LOC107475327 gene encoding uncharacterized protein LOC107475327 isoform X2 encodes MIDLFLSDPNQSDEAHDSDSINWRISLLKEMESVIWSGMLSGGRAEVRLWLCSSIAGVTCVAPRDQRELFGNLVRSRGQKCGLASHLLHLMFDKSPNKGGSILAHTSRMLQKFFQGNPNRVLQWFSYSSSGSGLEQGKGLKALSQFAFKNRDICWEELEWKGKHGQSPAMVATKPHYFLDLDIQRTVENFIQNVPEFWSSDEFVESVKDGDIFFIDRPFFVHYFINLMYKEDIGDVWQVIDEFLTEHPFSSLCQHLLITLDEQDLCYFLELLRKSLNRKVEFQHFDNVTDLFVVVLLNCGGTGSIDLMLLLNAVITQGRQLLRLLRDEEDPELQAKIGDTVSKISAIPSSGNSLTPIFKNTCKMTTVEAIKCLGLQSWVLYYRLSQECKTPESWESVFMNNQIGFRLSNKNALLDHDELLKEDCSGFDQSPSVRLKRNKKQKAKKKRRRKYDSDDCNDDELLDFDSTSLELDFLQNTRSWLLSTDGYTSAWSSICRNTYIGIACVGG; translated from the exons ATGATAGACTTGTTCTTGTCAGACCCCAACCAGAGCGATGAAGCACACGACAGTGATTCTATAAACTGGAGAATCTCTTTGTTGAAGGAGATGGAATCCGTTATCTGGTCAGGGATGCTGTCTGGGGGTCGTGCGGAGGTTCGGCTATGGCTGTGCAGTAGCATCGCAGGTGTGACGTGCGTGGCTCCACGCGATCAGAGAGAGCTCTTTGGGAATTTGGTGAGAAGTCGAGGTCAGAAGTGTGGCCTTGCCTCCCATCTTTTGCATTTGATGTTCGACAAGTCCCCCAATAAAGGGGGTTCCATTTTAGCTCACACAAGCCGCATGCTCCAGAAATTCTTCCAGG GTAATCCTAATCGTGTATTGCAGTGGTTTTCATATTCTTCCTCGGGCAGTGGACTAGAGCAAGGGAAAGGTCTCAAGGCGTTGTCCCAGTTTGCATTTAAAAACAGGGATATTTGCTGGGAGGAGCTGGAGTGGAAGGGAAAGCATGGGCAGTCACCAGCCATGGTTGCCACCAAGCCACATTATTTCCTTGACTTGGATATCCAGCGAACTGTGGAAAATTTTATTCAGAATGTGCCTGAATTTTGGTCATCTGACGAGTTTGTTGAGTCGGTCAAAGAtggtgatattttttttattgacagGCCATTCTTTGTGCATTATTTCATTAACTTAATGTATAAAGAGGATATAGGAGATGTATGGCAAGTTATAGATGAATTTCTCACAGAGCATCCCTTCTCTTCTTTGTGCCAGCACCTTCTTATTACTCTTGACGAGCAGGACCTGTGCTACTTTTTGGAATTGCTTCGTAAATCACTCAACCGCAAAGTGGAATTTCAACATTTTGATAATGTCACTGATTTGTTTGTGGTTGTACTTTTAAATTGTGGTGGTACTGGGTCTATTGACCTGATGCTACTGTTGAATGCTGTCATTACTCAGGGAAGGCAACTTCTACGCCTTTTACGGGATGAGGAGGATCCGGAGCTGCAAGCAAAAATCGGTGACACTGTGTCAAAAATATCTGCAATCCCAAGTAGTGGCAATAGCTTGACCCCAATCTTTAAGAATACATGCAAGATGACAACTGTTGAAGCAATAAAGTGTTTGGGACTTCAGTCTTGGGTTCTTTACTATAGATTGTCACAAGAATGCAAAACTCCTGAATCCTGGGAGTCTGTCTTTATGAATAATCAAATTGGTTTCCGCCTCTCGAACAAGAATGCATTACTAGATCATGATGAACTGTTAAAAGAAGATTGTTCTGGTTTTGATCAGAGTCCTTCAGTTCGATTGAAAcgtaataaaaaacaaaaggccaaaaagaagaggaggaggaagtaTGATAGTGATGATTGTAATGATGATGAGCTGCTGGATTTTGATTCTACAAGCCTGGAATTGGACTTTCTGCAAAATACTAGAAGCTGGCTACTTTCAACTGATGGATACACTTCGGCATGGAGTAGT ATTTGCCGGAACACCTACATAGGCATTGCTTGTGTAGGTGGATGA
- the LOC127743903 gene encoding cadmium-induced protein AS8 isoform X3, translating into MIIKGLFRRYKRWNPVHPTYGAFWGMGVGVGCGVGWGPGFGPEVIGYVGSGCGIGFNVGFTLAGFGIGLPANFIFEAPYNVIMATRNSALEVARSKGFNAPCNGWTINLSCVFDLQREASDKLRHFRERRLSVKGFDFLSMKNDLSLLATSACNSMRTFHDQLSSRRGKD; encoded by the exons ATGATTATCAAAGGATTGTTTAGAAGATATAAGAGATGGAACCCTGTTCATCCAACTTATGGTGCCTTTTGGGGAATGGGAGTGGGTGTTGGTTGTGGAGTCGGATGGGGTCCGGGGTTCGGCCCTGAAGTGATAGGCTATGTTGGATCTGGTTGTGGCATTGGATTCAATGTGGGCTTCACTCTCGCTGGCTTTGGTATTGGCCTTCCTGCAAACTTTATCTTTGAAGCTCCTTATAATG TTATCATGGCAACAAGAAATTCAGCGTTAGAGGTAGCACGATCTAAGGGTTTTAATGCACCATGCAATGGCTGGACTATAAACTTATCTTGTGTCTTTGACCTCCAAAGGGAAGCTAGTGACAAATTACGTCACTTTAGGGAAAGGCGTTTATCAGTCAAGGGATTTgatttcttgagcatgaaaaaTGACTTATCATTGCTTGCTACATCTGCCTGTAACAGTATGCGCACATTCCATGACCAGCTTTCTTCTCGTAGGG GCAAAGATTGA
- the LOC127743903 gene encoding cadmium-induced protein AS8 isoform X1, whose translation MLWLPKTLWKYKLQMIIKGLFRRYKRWNPVHPTYGAFWGMGVGVGCGVGWGPGFGPEVIGYVGSGCGIGFNVGFTLAGFGIGLPANFIFEAPYNVIMATRNSALEVARSKGFNAPCNGWTINLSCVFDLQREASDKLRHFRERRLSVKGFDFLSMKNDLSLLATSACNSMRTFHDQLSSRRGKD comes from the exons ATGCTATGGCTACCTAAGACACTTTGGAAATATAAG CTCCAAATGATTATCAAAGGATTGTTTAGAAGATATAAGAGATGGAACCCTGTTCATCCAACTTATGGTGCCTTTTGGGGAATGGGAGTGGGTGTTGGTTGTGGAGTCGGATGGGGTCCGGGGTTCGGCCCTGAAGTGATAGGCTATGTTGGATCTGGTTGTGGCATTGGATTCAATGTGGGCTTCACTCTCGCTGGCTTTGGTATTGGCCTTCCTGCAAACTTTATCTTTGAAGCTCCTTATAATG TTATCATGGCAACAAGAAATTCAGCGTTAGAGGTAGCACGATCTAAGGGTTTTAATGCACCATGCAATGGCTGGACTATAAACTTATCTTGTGTCTTTGACCTCCAAAGGGAAGCTAGTGACAAATTACGTCACTTTAGGGAAAGGCGTTTATCAGTCAAGGGATTTgatttcttgagcatgaaaaaTGACTTATCATTGCTTGCTACATCTGCCTGTAACAGTATGCGCACATTCCATGACCAGCTTTCTTCTCGTAGGG GCAAAGATTGA
- the LOC107475263 gene encoding MOB kinase activator-like 1B, with translation MSLFGLGRNQRTFRPKKSAPSGSKGAQLRQHIDATLGSGNLREAVKLPPGEDLNEWLAVNTVDFFNQVNLLYGTLTEFCTPENCRTMSAGPKYEYRWADGVQIKKPIEVSAPKYVEYLMDWIEGQLDDESIFPQKLGAPFPPNFKDVVKTIFKRLFRVYAHIYHSHFQKIVSLKEEAHLNTCFKHFILFTCEFGLIDKKELAPLQELIESIVVPY, from the exons ATGAGCCTCTTTGGTCTCGGCAG AAACCAGAGAACATTCCGCCCCAAGAAAAGTGCACCTTCTGGGAGTAAG GGAGCACAACTTAGACAGCACATTGATGCTACACTAGGTAGTGGAAATCTGAGGGAAGCAGTAAAGCTACCACCTGGGGAGGATTTAAATGAGTGGCTTGCTGTTAACA CTGTTGATTTCTTCAACCAGGTCAATCTTCTTTATGGCACCCTCACAGAGTTTTGCACACCTGAGAATTGTCGAACAATGTCTGCTGGTCCCAA GTATGAGTATAGATGGGCAGATGGTGTACAAATCAAGAAACCTATTGAAGTTTCTGCTCCAAAATATGTAGAATATCTAATGGACTGGATTGAAGGACAGCTTGATGACGAGTCCATATTCCCCCAGAAGCTtg GTGCACCATTTCCTCCCAACTTCAAGGATGTTGTGAAGACAATATTCAAGCGACTGTTCCGAGTATATGCTCACATATACCATTCTCACTTTCAGAAAATTGTGAGCCTCAAGGAAGAGGCCCACCTAAACACTTGCTTCAAGCATTTTATACTGTTTACCTGT GAATTTGGTTTGATTGACAAGAAGGAGCTGGCTCCCCTTCAAGAGCTCATAGAATCCATTGTCGTACCATACTAG
- the LOC107475254 gene encoding isoflavone reductase homolog: MGKSKVLVVGGTGYIGRRIVRASLAEGHETYVLQRAELALQIEKLQMLLSFKRQGAHLIEASFSDHQSLVDAVKKVDVVISAISGVHIRSHSIGLQLNLINAIKEAGNVKRFLPSEFGLDPARMGDALEPGRVTFEDKMAVRKAIEEANIPFTYISANLFAGYFAGSLSQMGSFVPPREKVHLFGDGTLKAVFVDEDDVATYTIKTIDDPRTLNKTLYLRPPDNILSQADLIAIWESLIGKQLHKTYISPEGFLATLKGLDYKLQVGIGHFYHIFYEGCLTNFEIGPHGEEASMLYPEVNYTRMDHYLRIYV; this comes from the exons ATGGGGAAGAGCAAGGTGCTAGTGGTAGGGGGAACAGGGTACATTGGGAGGAGAATAGTGAGGGCAAGCCTGGCAGAGGGGCACGAGACGTATGTGCTTCAGAGGGCGGAGTTGGCGCTGCAGATAGAGAAGCTGCAGATGCTGCTATCCTTCAAGAGGCAGGGGGCCCACCTCATAGAGGCATCCTTCTCCGACCACCAGAGCCTTGTGGATGCTGTCAAGAAGGTGGATGTTGTCATCAGTGCCATCTCTGGTGTCCATATCAGGAGCCATAGCATTGGCTTGCAGCTCAACCTCATTAACGCCATCAAGGAAGCCGGCAACGTCAAg CGCTTCTTGCCGTCGGAGTTTGGACTGGACCCAGCGAGGATGGGGGACGCGTTAGAGCCAGGAAGGGTGACATTTGAGGACAAGATGGCTGTGAGGAAGGCGATAGAGGAAGCAAACATCCCTTTCACGTACATCTCCGCCAACCTATTTGCGGGCTACTTTGCGGGCAGCCTGTCTCAGATGGGATCTTTTGTGCCTCCCAGGGAAAAGGTCCACCTCTTCGGAGATGGCACACTCAAGGCCGTTTTCGTCGATGAAGACGACGTCGCCACCTACACTATAAAGACCATCGATGACCCCCGCACCCTCAACAAGACTCTCTACCTGAGGCCTCCCGACAACATTCTCTCGCAGGCAGACCTCATTGCAATCTGGGAGTCTCTCATCGGAAAGCAGCTCCACAAGACCTACATATCTCCCGAGGGCTTCCTCGCAACACTCAAGGGCTTGGACTATAAGCTTCAGGTTGGGATTGGCCACTTCTATCACATCTTCTACGAGGGATGTTTAACCAATTTTGAAATCGGACCCCATGGAGAAGAAGCTTCCATGCTTTACCCAGAGGTCAACTACACACGCATGGATCACTACCTCAGGAtatatgtttaa